From Salvelinus fontinalis isolate EN_2023a chromosome 37, ASM2944872v1, whole genome shotgun sequence, the proteins below share one genomic window:
- the LOC129836026 gene encoding homeobox protein HMX3-like: MDNKHSQAMAETSQETRPPAKDSPFSIKNLLNFDSKPSNPNTLLATTKGLFEGGFSLSRIGDLTFPSFDIPAQRFGLSAHYLERTSAWWYPYALGTSGHHLYRTGGFEKAIARDTPSTGEDRETPELLRKSPDPDDKEDDKNTSTDDLVLEESDGDEPKKERELVDDWRKIKDDNSDKKTCRKKKTRTVFSRSQVFRLESTFDMKRYLSSSERAGLAASLHLTETQVKIWFQNRRNKWKRQLAAELEAVNLSHAAAQRIVRVPILYHENTGSETGSAGDASVSQSLLTFPHQMYYSHPLVTSVPLLRPI; the protein is encoded by the exons atggacaataaaCATTCCCAAGCGATGGCAGAGACGTCACAGGAGACCCGTCCGCCCGCTAAAGACTCACCTTTCTCTATCAAGAACCTGCTCAACTTCGACAGTAAACCTTCCAACCCGAACACGCTGCTTGCCACCACCAAAGGACTATTTGAAGGAGGCTTCTCTCTCTCCCGGATCGGTGATTTAACTTTTCCTAGTTTTGACATCCCAGCCCAGAGATTTGGATTATCGGCGCACTATTTGGAACGAACGTCGGCGTGGTGGTATCCCTACGCGCTCGGCACGTCGGGACATCATCTCTACAGGACTGGAG GGTTTGAGAAGGCCATCGCGAGAGACACGCCATCAACAGGCGAGGACCGAGAGACACCGGAGCTGCTGCGAAAATCACCCGACCCAGACGACAAAGAGGACGACAAAAACACAAGTACTGATGATCTCGTTCTGGAGGAGAGTGATGGGGACGAACCGAAGAAGGAAAGAGAGTTGGTGGATGACTGGAGGAAAATTAAAGACGACAACTCGGATAAAAAAACGTGTCGGAAAAAGAAAACGCGCACAGTCTTTTCAAGGAGTCAGGTATTTCGGTTGGAATCAACGTTCGATATGAAACGGTACCTCAGTAGCTCGGAACGGGCAGGCCTGGCGGCATCCCTACACCTCACGGAGACCCAGGTGAAAATCTGGTTCCAGAACAGGAGGAATAAGTGGAAACGACAGTTGGCCGCGGAACTCGAAGCGGTCAATCTGAGCCACGCCGCGGCCCAGAGGATAGTCCGCGTACCCATATTATACCATGAGAACACCGGCTCAGAAACTGGGAGCGCTGGAGAcgcgtcagtcagtcagtctctactAACGTTCCCTCATCAAATGTACTATTCACATCCCCTAGTCACATCCGTGCCGCTGCTGAGACCAATTTGA
- the LOC129836027 gene encoding homeobox protein HMX2-like, with product MFIRMKKSEDSGSKGSFTSVSNFTIQSILGTGSEDAHKDSCNSSSDAGLLLQRQRMRSVSSEGFSGGEDSTDFYPLPGEKKPRNDLNELTLSSLSDKNRLILGQEMVKRHQLFHDYKEGDERHYNQTSPAISEETGNIDDDKTSNSSRKKSRTVFSRSQVYQLESTFDMKRYLSSTERASLASSLQLTEIQVKTWFQNRRNKWKRLLSAEIEAVNTAHASSTQTLVGMPFYFKENFRLRIPVPGSMTFPTPLCYPGSSMHALPLYNFYNKIE from the exons ATGTTTATCAGAATGAAGAAATCTGAAGACAGTGGCAGTAAAGGATCATTTACATCAGTTTCCAATTTTACTATTCAGTCAATTCTTGGAACTGGGTCCGAGGACGCGCACAAGGACAGTTGTAATTCTAGTTCCGACGCGGGGCTGCTGCTGCAGAGACAACGCATGCGCTCAGTGTCTTCAGAAGGATTCAGCGGTGGGGAGGATTCTACAGACTTCTACCCTTTACCCGGAGAAAAGAAACCACGCAATGACCTCAATGAGCTCACACTTTCTTCTCTAA GTGACAAAAACAGACTAATTCTGGGGCAAGAGATGGTGAAGAGACATCAACTTTTTCACGATTATAAAGAAGGTGACGAGAGACACTACAACCAAACATCACCTGCTATTTCAGAAGAAACGGGTAATATTGACGACGACAAAACATCCAACTCATCCAGAAAGAAGTCTCGGACCGTATTCTCACGGAGTCAGGTTTACCAACTAGAATCGACGTTTGACATGAAACGTTACCTTAGCAGTACAGAACGAGCTAGTCTCGCCTCCAGTCTCCAGTTGACAGAGATACAGGTGAAAACTTGGTTCCAGAATCGGAGGAACAAGTGGAAACGTCTGCTTTCTGCGGAGATAGAAGCGGTGAACACGGCTCACGCATCATCCACACAAACTCTGGTTGGGATGCCGTTCTACTTCAAAGAGAATTTCCGGCTACGGATTCCTGTCCCTGGATCAATGACTTTCCCTACGCCTCTATGTTATCCCGGGAGCAGCATGCACGCTTTACCTTTGTACAATTTTTATAATAAAATTGAATAG
- the bub3 gene encoding mitotic checkpoint protein BUB3 codes for MTGSNEYKLNQGPEDSISAVKFSPSTGQFLLVSSWDCTVRLYDVGGNSMRIKYSHLAPVLDCAFYDPTHAWSGGLDTQLKTHDLNTDQDTIVGTHDAPIRCVEYCPEVNVMVTGSWDRSVRLWDPRTPCNAGTFTQPEKVYTLSVAGERLIVGTAGRRVLVWDLRNMGYVQQRRESSLKYQTRAIRAFPNKQGYVLSSIEGRVAVEYLDPSQEVQKKKYAFKCHRLKENGIEQVYPVNAISFHSVHNTFATGGSDGFVNIWDPFNKKRLCQFHRYPTSIASLAFSNDGSTLAIASSYMQEQGDISHPEDTIFIRQVTDAETKPK; via the exons ATGACTGGCTCGAACGAGTACAAACTGAACCAGGGACCAGAGGACAGTATCTCTGCTGTTAAGTTTAGCCCCAGTACAGGCCAGTTCCTTCTAGTGTCCTCTTGGGACTGTACTGTCCGGCTCTACGATGTGGGAGGAAACTCCATGAGGATCAAATATTCACACCTGGCACCGGTGTTGGATTGTGCTTTCTAT GACCCTACACATGCCTGGAGCGGAGGATTGGACACGCAGTTGAAAACCCACGACTTGAATACAGATCAAG ATACAATAGTTGGGACACACGATGCCCCCATTCGCTGTGTGGAATACTGTCCCGAGGTCAACGTCATGGTAACGGGTAGCTGGGACAGGTCAGTCAGGCTGTGGGACCCCAGGACCCCCTGTAACGCTGGCACCTTCACACAGCCCGAAAAG GTGTACACCCTCTCTGTGGCTGGAGAACGGCTGATAGTGGGGACAGCAGGGAGGAGGGTGTTGGTCTGGGACCTGAGGAATATGGGTTATGTCCAGCAGAGGAGAGAGTCCAGTCTGAAATACCAGACACGAGCCATCAGGGCCTTCCCTAACAAACAG GGCTATGTCCTGAGCTCCATAGAAGGACGTGTTGCCGTGGAGTACCTGGACCCCAGCCAAGAGGTGCAGAAGAAGAAGTACGCCTTCAAGTGCCACCGGCTGAAGGAGAATGGGATTGAACAGGTCTATCCCGTCAACGCCATCTCCTTCCACAGTGTTCACAACACCTTCGCCACAG GTGGCTCAGACGGCTTTGTGAACATCTGGGACCCGTTCAACAAGAAGCGTCTCTGTCAGTTCCACCGTTACCCGACGTCCATCGCCTCCCTGGCCTTCAGTAACGACGGCTCCACGCTGGCCATCGCCTCCTCCTACATGCAAGAGCAGGGAGACATCAGCCACCCGGAGGACACCATCTTTATCCGCCAGGTCACAGACGCAGAAACTAAGCCCAAATGA